The Bacillota bacterium DNA segment TTAGGGATAAGGCCAGCGAGTTTGGCCTCGATTTTTTTGACATGCGGTTTGAAATCTGTCCTGCCGAAGTGCTTTATACTTTTGGGGCTTACGGGATGCCGACCAGGTTTTCACACTGGAGTTTCGGTAAGGCTTACCACCGTTTAAAAACCCAGTATGATTACAATTTGAGCCGGATCTATGAGCTGGTGATCAACTCTGATCCCTGTTACGCCTTCTTGCTCGATACCAATTCACTGATCCAGAACAAACTGGTGGCGGCGCACGTTTTTGCCCACAATGATTTTTTTAAAAACAACTGGCGTTTCCGCAATACTTCCCGTTGGATGGTAGAGAGTATGGCCAGCAGTGCCGAGCGGATTCGGCGTTATGAAATCCAGCACGGGCGGCAGACAGTGGAGGCTTTTCTGGACGCGGTCATGTCGATCAGTGAGCATGTGGATCCGTTTGGGAGAGCAAAGAAGCAGCCGGTAACGGAAAAAGAAACGCTTCTGCCAGTCAGCCCTTACGAGGATCTCTGGTCGATCGGGGTCAAGGAGCCGGAGAAGACGGCCACCAAGGTCAAAAAGATTCCCGCAGAACCGGAGCGAGACCTGCTATTGTTTATTATGGAGCATGCCCGGGATCTGGAGGACTGGCAACGCGACATTATTTCGATCCTGCGGGATGAGATGCTGTATTTCCGCCCCCAGATGGAAACCAAGATCATGAACGAGGGATGGGCGACATACTGGCATGTTCGGATCATGCGGGAAATTGACCTGTCCGATGAAGAAATGCTGGAATTTGCCCGCATGCACGCGGGGGTTATTCATCCATCCCGGCTGTATATCAATCCTTACCTGCTGGGATTGAAGATTTTCGAGGATATCGAGCGGCGCTGGGACAATCCCAGCGAGGAGGAGCGAAAGAAATATGGCCGGCCAGGTGGGGAAGGACGACAGAAAATTTTTGAGGTGCGGGAAACGGAGACCGATGTTTCCTTTATTCGCAATTACCTGACCAAAGAACTGGTGGAGGAGCTCGACCTGTACCTGTATAAAAAAGTGGGTTACCAGTGGAAGGTTGTGGAGAAGGATTGGGAAAAAGTGCGGGATGGAATCGCGGAGAGTCTGACCAACTGTGGGATCCCTTATATCGTGGTCATCGACGGGGATTACAATCGCAGCGGAGAGTTATACTTAAGACACGAGTACGAAGGGGTTGAGCTCGACAGCATTCACGCGCATAAAACCCTAGAACACCTCTACACCCTTTGGGGTCGCCCGGTACACTTGGAAACAGTTTTTGATAACCGCAAGTATTTACTCAGTTATAATGGTAAAAACCCGTTTAGAATAGCGATATAAATGCCATCTATCTCAACTGTACAGCACAGCCTTTGGGGGTAGGGAGACAGAGATGATTGGTTATATCCTTCGGGCCATCACCATGTACTTTTTGGCTTTGGTGATTGTCAGGTTCATGGGTAAGCGCGCGCTCGGTGAACTTGGTCTATTTGATGTTGTGGTCATGACCGGCTTCGGGCAGATTCTGGCGTCAGTCGCGCTAGACCCGCGAATTCCCCTCTATGAGGGGATTGCTGTCCTGCTCACCCTGGGCGTCCTGGAGTATGGTCTGGGGTATATTTCCCTTAAAGACTATCGTTTGGCCCGGTTGATCTCCGGTCGGCCGGTGGTAATGGTCGACAACGGTGAAATTATTCGGGAAAACCTGGCGCGCGAGAAGTTTAATTTGGATGACTTGCTGCAGGAACTGCGTAAACAGGGAGTGCGGGACATCCGCGATGTGCAAAAGGGTATCCTGGAGCCCTGCGGAGGTTTCAGCGTTATTCTGAAAGAAGAAGCCGAACCGGCCACCCGGAAGGACTTGGGGATCCAGGCTGTCCCCAACCGAGATTATCTGTTAACCTATGAAGATTTTCCGCGCGGTGTTGTTTTTGACCGCCTAGCGAAAAAGTCACCGGATGAACCAAGCGTTGCTGAACCCTCATTTTTTATCCCGTCTAGTCAGATCGAGATTACTGAACAGGTCAGTAAGATGGAATCCCATTTGGAACAATTGTTAATGGTCGTGCGCAATCTCCAGGCGGAATTGAGAACCATCAAGGAAGGAACGCAGATTTCTCAACCTTTGCCGGGTAGCCCCAGCGAATCTGCCCAAACTTAAACAAAAAGTGATATAATGATAACCATGAACCATCTCCAGAAAGAAATAGGGTTGGTGGATATGCGTGTCTTAATGATCTTTATTGATGGTTTTGGTTTGGGCGAAAGGGATGAGACGAAAAATCCATATGTTCGCGCCAGAACGCCGACCCTTGACCGCTTGCTTGGTGGTCACTGTTTGTATCAGGATGTGGGGATCGTGGTGGGGCCGCTGGCCGTTATGCTGCCGACTGATACCACGCTGGGGGTGCCCGGCCTTCCCCAGAGCGCA contains these protein-coding regions:
- a CDS encoding DUF421 domain-containing protein; protein product: MIGYILRAITMYFLALVIVRFMGKRALGELGLFDVVVMTGFGQILASVALDPRIPLYEGIAVLLTLGVLEYGLGYISLKDYRLARLISGRPVVMVDNGEIIRENLAREKFNLDDLLQELRKQGVRDIRDVQKGILEPCGGFSVILKEEAEPATRKDLGIQAVPNRDYLLTYEDFPRGVVFDRLAKKSPDEPSVAEPSFFIPSSQIEITEQVSKMESHLEQLLMVVRNLQAELRTIKEGTQISQPLPGSPSESAQT
- a CDS encoding SpoVR family protein, whose product is MLNAELQQLEKEITRIRDKASEFGLDFFDMRFEICPAEVLYTFGAYGMPTRFSHWSFGKAYHRLKTQYDYNLSRIYELVINSDPCYAFLLDTNSLIQNKLVAAHVFAHNDFFKNNWRFRNTSRWMVESMASSAERIRRYEIQHGRQTVEAFLDAVMSISEHVDPFGRAKKQPVTEKETLLPVSPYEDLWSIGVKEPEKTATKVKKIPAEPERDLLLFIMEHARDLEDWQRDIISILRDEMLYFRPQMETKIMNEGWATYWHVRIMREIDLSDEEMLEFARMHAGVIHPSRLYINPYLLGLKIFEDIERRWDNPSEEERKKYGRPGGEGRQKIFEVRETETDVSFIRNYLTKELVEELDLYLYKKVGYQWKVVEKDWEKVRDGIAESLTNCGIPYIVVIDGDYNRSGELYLRHEYEGVELDSIHAHKTLEHLYTLWGRPVHLETVFDNRKYLLSYNGKNPFRIAI